A window of the Azospirillum brasilense genome harbors these coding sequences:
- a CDS encoding ABC transporter ATP-binding protein, producing MLKVEGITVCYGQIPALRNVSLTVEEGELVTLIGANGAGKTTTLRAISGLLPLASGRITFEGREIGNAAPRTVLALGVAHCPEGRRVFPHLTVRENLEMGAYLRRDHQAVAQDMERLFHRFPRLKERLNQPAGTMSGGEQQMLAIARALMSRPKIVLFDEPSLGLAPNLVERTFEIVSDIRREGTTVLMVEQNAYAALDMCDRAYLLESGQVMEQGTGQAMLANDHIQRAYLGG from the coding sequence GGTGGAGGAGGGGGAGCTGGTCACCCTGATCGGCGCCAACGGCGCTGGCAAGACCACCACGCTGCGCGCCATCAGCGGCCTGCTGCCGCTGGCCTCGGGCCGGATCACCTTCGAAGGGCGGGAGATCGGCAACGCCGCGCCCCGCACGGTGCTGGCGCTGGGCGTGGCGCACTGTCCGGAGGGGCGACGCGTCTTCCCCCACCTGACGGTGCGCGAGAATCTGGAGATGGGCGCCTATCTGCGCCGCGACCATCAGGCGGTGGCCCAGGACATGGAGCGGCTGTTCCACCGCTTCCCCCGCCTGAAGGAGCGGCTGAACCAGCCCGCCGGCACCATGTCGGGCGGCGAGCAGCAGATGCTGGCCATCGCGCGGGCGCTGATGTCGCGGCCGAAGATCGTGCTGTTCGACGAGCCGTCGCTGGGCCTCGCCCCTAACCTCGTGGAACGCACCTTCGAGATCGTGTCGGACATCCGCCGGGAAGGGACCACCGTGCTGATGGTCGAGCAGAACGCCTACGCCGCGCTCGACATGTGCGACCGCGCCTACCTGCTGGAAAGCGGGCAGGTAATGGAGCAGGGAACCGGGCAGGCCATGCTCGCCAACGACCACATCCAGCGCGCCTATCTGGGCGGCTGA